TCCTTCATTCCGAGTTCGTTGGGCAACGGCGGAATCGGTGCGCCGATGGGGGCAAAGGTCGGGCTGAGCGGATCAAACAACTGGCGATGAACGATTTCGTAACGGACCAGGTGCATATGGATCGGATGGCCGTCTACCGTCAGGTTGTAGAAATCCCAGTTTTCCGTTGAGTTAAGGGCCGGGTTTTCGGTCACCGGATCTCTCCACAACATCGGAGAACTGGCTAGCGGGCTGTTGGCGACCAGCGGGTCAGACCCGATCGTCCCCAGCAGGGCAGCTTTTGGCGCCTGGGGAACCGCACCTAAGGCAGCGCAGTCCGCGACGATATTCGGATTGGGGGCCGGGAACGTTGCCACGGTGGTAATGGCCCCGGTCGGTCCGACCGTGACGCAGACCTGGGCGGACTCTTCTTCATTCAGGCTCAATTGGCGGGTGACCGAAGCGGTTGCCGTAATATCCGGCTCGGCATTCATGGTCAAAGCCAACGGTGAGGTGGTGGTGGCATCTGCCAGTACGGTCAGCGCATTATTGACGACAAACTGCATGACCTGGCCGGAGGTGGCCGGATCAGCCGGGATATCCGGGAACCCGCCAAAGGGGGCGTCCGGCGCGGTGTTGAGTACGCGGACAATGGTTCCGTTCGGCAGACCGCTGAAATCGACGATAACATCGGCGCGTTCAGCCGGGGCCATCAACAGCGCCTGCATCGGATCGGGCAGTGGTACCGGGGCCGGGATCGTTCCGTCACCGGGCAGGACCGCTGCGGAACCGGTCTGGATCATGACCACGTTAGGCAGGAAACCCTGATCGCCACCGATCTGATAAAAAGGAACCTCAATCCCGTAGCGAACCGGACGTTGGTTCTGGGCAGCCACCAGGCGAGCCTGCAAACGCGCTGCCCGGGCCGGGAAACGGACCGCAAGGCGATTGATCAGGCGAATTAAGGCTGCGTCGACCTGATTGACAAATGGCGTGGGGATCACCTCAAACATCGACAGATTGATAAAGCGTGAGTTGCTGCCATTAAGCAGCCGGAAGCGGTATTTGGCCGGCGCGACCTCAAATTGAGGCCAAGTGGTGCCGTTGACCACCATGGTGTTGAAAAACGCTTCCGGGTTCCAGATCGGCGCGATATCGCTGCCGGCATTGGCATCGCCGACATAGGGGCCGTTAAAGCCGTCAAAGAACGCCCGGGTATTCGGGTAGAACAGGGAGCCGTCGGTATTAAAGGAACGATCCTGGATCACGATCGGGATCTCGCGAATGGTCTGCCGGACAGCTGGATCAAAGTTCGGGTCTGCCATGCCGCTTGGGGCAGGCCCTGGTAAAACGGCAGGGGCGCCACCGGTCGTGGTGGGAGCATCGTAGCTGCCACGGATCAGCCAGAAACCGGCCGGGCCGGCATAGACGTTGAGTCGGGTCATGCCCAGGGCGTGGTCATGATACCAGAGAGTTGCTGCCGGCTGGCTGTTTTCATAACTGTAAAACGCTGCGCCCGGAACCGGATCGAAATCGACCGTATTTTTATAATCCTGGACGGCACCGGTGGAGCTGTCGTACTGGGTGTAGAGAGTCCCGGTGGTGATGTACCCGGCCGGGATGTTGTTGGCTGCCGGCAGCCACCAGGCTTCCGGATAACCGTCAGATTCTGGGTTGACATGGGCTCCGTGGACGTGAGTGACAATCGGGACCGGTCCGGTGTAGGGCGCCGGATTAAGGGTTGCACAGTCGGTCTGTTGCGGCAGGCCACTGTCAACGCAGCCGGTTCCGGTCGGATTGGCCCAGTGCAGGGTCTGATCGACGGTATTGGTCAGAATGTGGGGAAGGTAGTTGCCGGTGACCGGATCTTTGAGATCATTGATCCAGCGCACGGTCGTCGGGCTGTTGGAAAGGTTTTCAACGGTAAAGGCCGGATAGTTGTAATTCGCACCCGGACTTCCCAGTGCTGCCGGGGCCACATACCCCGGAGGAGGTAAATCCTGTTCCGGGCCATAGCTCCAGATCGGGGTTGGTGGAAACGCGTCACTGCGTCCGTTAACTGTGTTCCAGACTCCACCGGGCAGAATCTGCTGCTGGAATTGGCGAACCGCAATGTTGTATTTGGCCGCAGGGATGTTGTTCGGGTCAACGCCCGGAACTGCTGGCTGTACGGTGGCGGTGGGCATTTCAGGGGGAATAACCAGCGGTTGCACATACTTGGGGATGGTCAGCGGATCCAGGGTTCCTCCCGGTAACGGGGCGGCCATGGTCGTAGCGGAAATCCAGGCCATAACCAGAATCATGGAGACTGAAAGAATCCCCCATCGTTTGCTTCTGCTGCATCTTTTTTCAAGCATTTTTACCTCCCTATGTCTCGATAAACGAGAAAACCAGGTGCCTGTTCAGTAGGTAGCCGAGGATGTTTGTAACGTTTATGAAATATTTTGTTTATTAAATCAGTAATATAAGAAAGTACATTGGTCTATGGGGGAAAATAGAAATGGTTGGTAGGAAATGCCTACCATAAAAATCTTGAAACAACAGGGTGTTACCTATTGTTATATGATGGGATTGTTGAAATTTCTAAATAGCACGGAAGACCGAAAAATTCATTCGTGTTTACAATAGGTTGTCGATGCTTGTATTGAATAACTTAATAACAAGGTTTTTATTGATCGATTCAAAGTTGAGTTTTTGGTGATTTTAAGAACAAAATTATTTTTTTCTAAATAAAAGAAAAAGATATCATGCTTGTAATAAATATCGATAAATCGGGGTGTTGGAGGTTACTATGAGAACGTCTTCCGGCAGTCAACTAAGGGAGTTGTCCTTTTATTAAGGTTACGCCCGAACCAGAGATAATAGATAGCTGGATAAAGCAGCAGTTCCATAATGCCCGAGGTCATCACTCCGCCGATCATGGGTGCGGCAATCCGTTTCATCACGTCGGCGCCGCTGCCTTGACTCCACATGATTGGTAGCAGTCCGAAGATAATCACGGCAATGGTCATGATTTTTGGGCGGACCCGGCGTACCGCGCCATGATGAATGGCTTCTTTCAGATCCTCCCGGTTATTCAGCCGTCCCTGTGCGCTCCACAGCCGCTGGGAGAGGTCCAGATAAAGCAGCATGACCACGCCGGTTTCGGCATCAAGTCCGGCCAGGGCGATCAGCCCGATCCAGGTCGCCACAGACAGATGATAGCCCAGTAGATACAGAAACCAGAAAGCTCCAACCAGGGAGAAGGGGACGGCCAACAGGACGATCAATGTTTTGGCGATCGATCTGGTATTCAGGTAGATGATCAGCACAATCAGCAGCAACGTCAGTGGGATGATCAGCTGCAGCCGTTGGTGAGCGGCCTGGAGATATTCATACTGACCGCTCCAGATCAGGCTGTACCCTTCGGGAAGGCTGATCTGCTCGGCTACTGCCTGTTGGGCTGCGGCCACAAAGGTGCCGACATCGATATTGCGCAGGTCAACATAAACCCAGACCGTGCGGCGGGCATTCTCGCTCTTGATCATTGGCGGCCCCTGGAGTATTTCCAGCCGGGCCAGTTGCGATATGGGGACGTGACTACCGTCGTCCAGCGGGACCAGAACCCGGTTGAGGGCGGGCAGGTCATTGCGGAAGTCGCGCTGATAGCGCAGATTGACCGGGTAACGTTCCAGCCCTTCAACGGTCTGAGTGATGTTACTGCCGCCGATGGCGGTCTGGATGATCTCCTGAACCTGGCCGACGGTCAGGCCGTAGCGGGCGGCGGCGCGGCGATCGACAACAAAGTCCAGGTAATAGCCGCCCACGGCACGTTCGGAGTAGGCGCTGAGCGCTCCTTCCTGCTGTCGCATCAGGGCTTCGATCTGCTCGCCGAGGGCAGAGAGGGTGGGCAGATCCTCCCCCATGATTTTGATGCCGACCGGGGTTTTGATACCGGTGGAGAGCATGTCGATGCGTGCCCTGATCGGCATCGTCCAGGCGTTGGTCAGGCCGGGGAACTGGATTTCCCGGTCCAACTCGTTGACCAGGGTGTCGATATCGATGGGACTTTGCTCCGGCCAGATCCAGGCCAGCGGGGTTTTGACGAAATCGAGG
The Pelobacter seleniigenes DSM 18267 DNA segment above includes these coding regions:
- a CDS encoding multicopper oxidase domain-containing protein, translated to MLEKRCSRSKRWGILSVSMILVMAWISATTMAAPLPGGTLDPLTIPKYVQPLVIPPEMPTATVQPAVPGVDPNNIPAAKYNIAVRQFQQQILPGGVWNTVNGRSDAFPPTPIWSYGPEQDLPPPGYVAPAALGSPGANYNYPAFTVENLSNSPTTVRWINDLKDPVTGNYLPHILTNTVDQTLHWANPTGTGCVDSGLPQQTDCATLNPAPYTGPVPIVTHVHGAHVNPESDGYPEAWWLPAANNIPAGYITTGTLYTQYDSSTGAVQDYKNTVDFDPVPGAAFYSYENSQPAATLWYHDHALGMTRLNVYAGPAGFWLIRGSYDAPTTTGGAPAVLPGPAPSGMADPNFDPAVRQTIREIPIVIQDRSFNTDGSLFYPNTRAFFDGFNGPYVGDANAGSDIAPIWNPEAFFNTMVVNGTTWPQFEVAPAKYRFRLLNGSNSRFINLSMFEVIPTPFVNQVDAALIRLINRLAVRFPARAARLQARLVAAQNQRPVRYGIEVPFYQIGGDQGFLPNVVMIQTGSAAVLPGDGTIPAPVPLPDPMQALLMAPAERADVIVDFSGLPNGTIVRVLNTAPDAPFGGFPDIPADPATSGQVMQFVVNNALTVLADATTTSPLALTMNAEPDITATASVTRQLSLNEEESAQVCVTVGPTGAITTVATFPAPNPNIVADCAALGAVPQAPKAALLGTIGSDPLVANSPLASSPMLWRDPVTENPALNSTENWDFYNLTVDGHPIHMHLVRYEIVHRQLFDPLSPTFAPIGAPIPPLPNELGMKDTVLTYPGEITRVKATFDIPGLYVWHCHIVEHEDNEMMRPYYVGTKPQGFPVP
- a CDS encoding efflux RND transporter permease subunit; this encodes ALQEQSGRLFKPLAYTKTYAMAAAALLSVTLVPILMGWFIRGKIKPETHNPINRFFIWIYHPLVNFVLKWRWPSLLLALLLTLSILWPLHLAPRPLGSEFMPPLQEGDLLYMPTTLPGISTTKARELLQQTDRIIASFPEVAKTFGKIGRAETATDPAPLSMLETTIMLKPREQWRQVQRKRFYSDWPAALDFVKTPLAWIWPEQSPIDIDTLVNELDREIQFPGLTNAWTMPIRARIDMLSTGIKTPVGIKIMGEDLPTLSALGEQIEALMRQQEGALSAYSERAVGGYYLDFVVDRRAAARYGLTVGQVQEIIQTAIGGSNITQTVEGLERYPVNLRYQRDFRNDLPALNRVLVPLDDGSHVPISQLARLEILQGPPMIKSENARRTVWVYVDLRNIDVGTFVAAAQQAVAEQISLPEGYSLIWSGQYEYLQAAHQRLQLIIPLTLLLIVLIIYLNTRSIAKTLIVLLAVPFSLVGAFWFLYLLGYHLSVATWIGLIALAGLDAETGVVMLLYLDLSQRLWSAQGRLNNREDLKEAIHHGAVRRVRPKIMTIAVIIFGLLPIMWSQGSGADVMKRIAAPMIGGVMTSGIMELLLYPAIYYLWFGRNLNKRTTPLVDCRKTFS